A window of Belonocnema kinseyi isolate 2016_QV_RU_SX_M_011 chromosome 9, B_treatae_v1, whole genome shotgun sequence contains these coding sequences:
- the LOC117179567 gene encoding origin recognition complex subunit 5, protein MEKCVKSLRKKIVSRDDIIRRFYSLIAPKEPLPDCIFAYGHIATGKSLIIESIINHLKYKISIINCVDHPTNKHMFEDVLMDLTKSSLTSEENFRSPFKCDSIMDFVSHLRSISSEIPMIIIFEKCEQLRDKPNLLLALLRLKELSGANICPIFVTDLIWEKFYSITRVKLPIKFHFPQYSQTETAEILLSYKSAGYEDNFYKNYLNLFLSVFYRFCRDLNELRYMASINFEKYVEPIESGKCARSDNRTLWLNIANVFQKNLEVIYLRVSTEDFVQGAELSREIGSITKLALSFELPVYAKYILIASFLASYNPVKEDKYLFMKRAIKRKKRATLSKKKQVANTQTGPKAFPLQRMIMIFCSIVEDQVDMNTKVLAQIPTMCQLGLLASVGDSNIDEPKYKCCVSYDFVVVISKTLDFNVKNYLYDFIHP, encoded by the coding sequence ATGGAGAAGTGCGTGAAATCCCTGAGAAAAAAGATCGTCTCAAGGGACGATATTATAAGACGTTTTTATTCCCTAATTGCTCCCAAGGAGCCGCTGCCCGATTGCATTTTCGCCTACGGTCACATAGCAACCGGAAAATCCCTCATCATCGAGAGCATCATAAaccatttaaaatacaaaatctcCATCATTAATTGCGTCGATCATCCAACAAATAAACACATGTTTGAGGATGTTCTGATGGATCTCACCAAAAGTTCCTTGACTTCTGAGGAAAATTTCAGGTCGCCTTTCAAGTGCGACTCTATCATGGATTTTGTCTCTCATCTGCGATCAATTTCCTCTGAAATTCCAATGATCATCATCTTTGAAAAGTGCGAACAACTTCGTGACAAGCCAAATCTTCTCCTTGCACTTTTGCGCCTCAAAGAATTGTCCGGAGCCAACATTTGTCCAATTTTCGTGACCGATTTAATCTGGGAGAAATTTTACTCAATTACCCGTGTTAAGCTGCCAATTAAATTCCATTTTCCACAGTACTCGCAAACTGAAACTGCCGAGATTTTGTTGTCCTACAAATCGGCCGGATACGAGGATAATTTCTACAAGAATTACCTGAATTTATTTCTCTCGGTTTTCTATCGATTTTGCAGAGATTTGAACGAACTTCGGTATATGGCGTCGATTAATTTCGAGAAATACGTGGAACCAATTGAATCTGGAAAGTGTGCAAGAAGTGATAATCGAACTCTCTGGTTGAATATCGCGAATGTTTTTCAGAAGAATTTGGAGGTGATTTATCTGCGTGTTTCTACCGAGGATTTTGTGCAAGGCGCTGAACTCTCGCGAGAGATTGGATCAATTACAAAATTGGCGCTGAGCTTTGAACTGCCGGTTTACGCAAAGTATATTTTGATCGCTTCTTTTCTGGCTTCGTATAATCCGGTCAAGGAGGATAAATATCTGTTTATGAAAAGAGCGATCAAGCGGAAGAAGAGAGCGACTCTGAGTAAGAAGAAACAGGTGGCGAATACGCAAACGGGTCCGAAAGCTTTTCCACTTCAGAGAATGATTATGATTTTCTGTAGTATTGTGGAGGACCAGGTCGATATGAATACCAAAGTTCTGGCTCAGATTCCAACAATGTGTCAACTTGGATTGCTCGCCAGTGTCGGGGATTCTAATATTGATGAACCCAAGTATAAGTGCTGCGTTAGCTATGATTTTGTGGTCGTTATTTCGAAAACGCTTGATTTTAAcgtgaaaaattacctttatgaTTTTATACATCCGTAG